A single Candidatus Saccharimonadales bacterium DNA region contains:
- the sodN gene encoding superoxide dismutase, Ni — MKIIERLIKPVYAHCDIPCGIYETDTMTHAAQTCVRMVELLEQLGEPTTTEKKATLNRCVWVKEKHANKCKRELYTLWSDYFKPEHLDKYPDLHEKFWMAAKQCGKVKQTVSKEECQKLCDMVADIATMFADSKKK; from the coding sequence ATGAAGATTATAGAGAGGCTGATCAAACCAGTTTATGCCCACTGTGATATACCATGCGGTATCTACGAAACGGACACCATGACTCACGCTGCTCAGACCTGCGTTCGGATGGTCGAGCTGCTTGAACAGCTTGGAGAGCCAACGACAACCGAGAAGAAAGCCACTTTAAATAGATGTGTCTGGGTTAAGGAGAAGCATGCTAACAAGTGCAAAAGGGAGCTTTATACCCTTTGGAGTGACTACTTTAAACCTGAGCATCTTGATAAGTACCCAGACCTTCACGAAAAGTTCTGGATGGCTGCTAAACAATGCGGCAAGGTGAAGCAGACTGTGAGCAAAGAAGAGTGCCAGAAGCTCTGTGACATGGTAGCTGATATCGCCACAATGTTCGCTGATTCCAAGAAGAAGTAG
- a CDS encoding S24/S26 family peptidase, with the protein MLYVRRVVGASMEPILKSGRICVFLRRRRYTTGHIVIARVHPDGEVVKYLHGDHLVGANSRSSRYVLSDANQIVGKLIWPRVNRQQIESY; encoded by the coding sequence ATGCTGTACGTCCGTCGAGTTGTGGGCGCGAGTATGGAGCCCATACTGAAGTCCGGTCGGATATGCGTCTTTTTGAGACGCAGACGATACACAACTGGTCATATTGTGATTGCCAGGGTACACCCTGACGGTGAGGTTGTGAAATACCTACACGGTGATCACTTGGTCGGTGCTAACTCAAGGTCCTCACGCTATGTTCTAAGTGATGCGAACCAGATTGTCGGCAAGCTTATTTGGCCGCGGGTTAATAGACAACAGATTGAATCATACTGA
- a CDS encoding AAA family ATPase: MNDDSPLTLILVTGLPASGKTVLSQKIAEAIQLPLISKDGIKEVLLDNLGWSDIQWSMKLGRTTYDLVFYFIERQLKGGSSLIVESPFHPEFHNERLQELQKLYHFQCVQILCYANGKVLLERYKHRSQSIERHPGQDKAEDIAGFEAKMLKEKDRTLELKGPIIEVDTTDFVQIDEEGIFKQLRELLGPKGLTSHRHVT; the protein is encoded by the coding sequence ATGAACGATGATTCCCCATTAACACTCATCTTGGTCACTGGTCTGCCTGCTTCGGGCAAGACAGTGCTAAGCCAGAAAATAGCGGAAGCGATACAGTTGCCGCTTATTAGCAAAGACGGCATCAAGGAAGTACTCCTCGACAATCTAGGTTGGAGTGACATACAGTGGTCGATGAAGCTGGGAAGAACCACCTATGACCTAGTCTTCTACTTCATAGAGCGACAACTTAAAGGAGGTAGCTCACTTATAGTAGAGAGTCCTTTCCACCCCGAGTTCCATAATGAAAGGCTGCAAGAATTACAAAAACTCTACCACTTCCAGTGTGTACAAATACTCTGCTATGCAAATGGCAAAGTACTCCTTGAACGATATAAACACCGTTCCCAGTCTATAGAGCGACATCCTGGTCAGGACAAGGCAGAAGACATAGCCGGCTTTGAGGCGAAGATGCTAAAGGAAAAAGATAGGACACTAGAACTCAAAGGACCGATTATTGAAGTAGATACTACTGACTTTGTACAGATAGATGAAGAGGGGATCTTTAAACAATTACGGGAATTACTAGGACCAAAGGGTCTCACAAGCCATAGACACGTGACCTAG
- a CDS encoding VOC family protein, whose protein sequence is MAQKIKSCWWFDGNAKEAVDYYVSVFPDSKIVNTMHYPNSAEEGLADFQKDMAGKELVIDFELNGQSFMALNAGPEFKFNEAVSFVVGCKDQEEIDYYWEKLSNVPEAEQCGWCKDRYGLSWQIVPENMDELLSRPNAFAHMMKMKKFVIDEL, encoded by the coding sequence ATGGCACAAAAAATTAAGTCCTGCTGGTGGTTTGATGGTAACGCTAAAGAGGCTGTTGATTATTACGTATCGGTATTTCCAGACAGCAAAATAGTTAATACGATGCACTACCCAAACAGTGCGGAAGAAGGGCTTGCTGATTTCCAGAAAGATATGGCAGGCAAGGAACTGGTAATCGACTTTGAGCTAAACGGGCAAAGTTTCATGGCGTTAAACGCTGGGCCAGAATTTAAGTTTAATGAGGCTGTCTCCTTTGTAGTAGGTTGTAAAGATCAAGAAGAGATCGATTATTACTGGGAAAAGCTTTCTAATGTACCAGAGGCTGAACAATGTGGTTGGTGTAAAGACCGCTATGGGCTGAGCTGGCAAATAGTCCCAGAGAATATGGACGAGCTTTTAAGTCGACCGAACGCCTTTGCGCACATGATGAAGATGAAGAAGTTCGTTATAGATGAGCTTTAG
- a CDS encoding DUF1801 domain-containing protein produces the protein MKEDDKKAKLRTEGETEVLAAIAAMQEPDRAISKRLHAVITTSAPSLIPRTWYSMPAYTNGSKIVCFFRSKQKFGERYMTLGFNDSAKLDDGGMWPIYFALTELTAAEEAKIGALVKKAVS, from the coding sequence ATGAAAGAAGACGATAAAAAAGCAAAGCTGAGAACTGAAGGAGAGACCGAGGTGCTTGCTGCAATCGCTGCGATGCAGGAACCTGACCGTGCGATTAGTAAACGTCTCCATGCTGTTATCACGACCAGTGCACCGTCGCTGATACCGAGAACTTGGTACAGCATGCCCGCGTACACAAATGGCAGTAAAATAGTCTGTTTCTTCCGCAGTAAACAGAAATTCGGTGAGAGGTACATGACCCTGGGTTTTAATGACTCGGCGAAACTCGATGATGGTGGCATGTGGCCTATTTACTTTGCGTTAACTGAGCTCACAGCCGCTGAAGAGGCAAAAATCGGTGCACTCGTGAAGAAAGCAGTAAGCTGA
- a CDS encoding endonuclease/exonuclease/phosphatase family protein, whose translation MKLVFLNTMNGGVDKPLRAFLAEKTNDTDIFCFQEAYETMRHLASETLTGYRSLYKHKFVSTNDDFHQLVYCQRNLDLVETGTIFGDKAGVGLGLYLHVKTSNGDLYVCNYHGMSRPIDKLDTQKRIMASRGLIDFFKDKDHVVIGGDFNLFPQNESIKLFAENGYRDLINEFDIKNTRNRLIWEKYPNNPRQYYSDYTFTKGVAVKSFSAPNIEISDHLPLILELA comes from the coding sequence ATGAAGCTAGTCTTTCTCAACACCATGAATGGAGGGGTGGATAAGCCTCTTCGGGCTTTTTTGGCCGAAAAGACGAATGATACTGACATCTTCTGCTTCCAAGAAGCCTATGAGACAATGCGCCACCTGGCTTCAGAAACACTCACTGGTTACAGATCTCTGTATAAGCACAAGTTTGTCAGCACGAATGACGATTTCCATCAACTTGTATACTGTCAAAGAAATCTAGACCTAGTTGAAACTGGTACGATCTTTGGTGACAAGGCCGGGGTTGGCCTAGGTCTTTATTTACATGTCAAGACTTCTAATGGTGACCTGTACGTCTGTAACTACCATGGCATGTCCAGACCTATCGATAAACTCGACACTCAGAAACGCATCATGGCGTCACGTGGACTGATAGATTTCTTCAAGGATAAAGACCACGTCGTTATCGGGGGTGATTTTAATCTCTTCCCACAGAATGAAAGTATCAAGTTATTCGCGGAGAATGGTTACAGAGACTTAATTAACGAGTTCGACATTAAGAATACGCGGAATCGTCTCATTTGGGAGAAGTACCCAAACAATCCTAGGCAGTATTACTCGGACTACACCTTTACGAAGGGCGTGGCGGTCAAATCTTTCTCTGCTCCTAATATAGAGATATCCGATCATCTTCCTCTTATCCTTGAGCTTGCTTAG
- the metK gene encoding methionine adenosyltransferase: MPNSLDNTTLFTSESVCAGHPDKICDAISDAVVDAALAQDPHSHTGIETVAGANQICLFGEIKSKAKIDYEKIVRDKVRELGYDVPAWGFSYQESTFSNDVHEQSPEIEMGVDPGGAGDQGMMFGFACDETPELMPLPIAMAHALTRRIDEVRQKKLLAWLRPDGKAQVTIRYESGRPVAVEKLVAAVAHDEKTSHTKVRAEIIEHVFTPVLKHYGFKLPKDADIVVNGTGLWFIPGPESDAGLTGRKIVVDTYGGYARVGGGAFSGKDPSKVDRSGAYAARYIAKNIVAAGLASKCEVGLAYVIGHAKPLMQTIDTFGTATVIEKALYDFKDKLIDTSVSGIIKKLDLGRPIYGQTSAYGHFGKSGLPWEKVNTIGK, translated from the coding sequence ATGCCCAATAGCTTGGACAATACTACCCTATTTACCAGTGAGTCAGTCTGCGCTGGCCATCCAGACAAGATCTGCGACGCAATATCTGACGCAGTAGTTGATGCCGCACTCGCCCAAGATCCTCATAGCCACACCGGCATCGAGACGGTTGCTGGGGCTAATCAGATCTGTCTTTTTGGTGAAATTAAGAGCAAGGCAAAGATCGATTACGAAAAGATCGTCCGAGACAAAGTTCGTGAACTGGGTTACGACGTACCTGCATGGGGTTTTAGCTATCAAGAATCGACATTTAGCAACGACGTTCACGAACAGTCACCAGAGATTGAGATGGGTGTTGACCCGGGTGGAGCCGGCGACCAAGGCATGATGTTTGGATTTGCCTGTGACGAGACACCGGAGCTGATGCCGCTACCAATTGCTATGGCTCACGCTCTCACTCGACGGATCGACGAAGTGCGACAGAAAAAACTACTAGCCTGGCTCCGCCCGGATGGTAAGGCCCAGGTAACCATACGCTACGAGAGCGGTCGGCCGGTTGCTGTCGAAAAGCTCGTTGCTGCCGTAGCACATGATGAGAAAACATCACATACAAAAGTTCGGGCCGAGATCATTGAACACGTCTTCACTCCAGTTCTCAAACACTATGGCTTTAAATTACCGAAAGATGCCGACATTGTCGTAAACGGCACAGGTCTTTGGTTTATACCTGGGCCTGAAAGTGACGCAGGCCTGACCGGCCGCAAGATCGTGGTCGATACCTATGGTGGATACGCCCGTGTCGGTGGCGGCGCATTCAGCGGCAAAGACCCGAGCAAGGTTGACCGGTCCGGTGCGTACGCTGCCAGATATATCGCCAAGAATATCGTCGCTGCTGGTCTTGCCAGCAAATGTGAGGTTGGGCTTGCCTATGTCATCGGCCATGCAAAACCCCTTATGCAGACGATCGACACCTTCGGAACGGCCACAGTCATAGAGAAAGCCCTCTACGACTTCAAGGATAAGCTGATCGATACGAGCGTCAGTGGCATCATCAAGAAACTTGATCTGGGCCGCCCGATATATGGTCAGACGTCAGCCTATGGGCATTTCGGGAAGAGTGGGCTGCCTTGGGAGAAAGTAAACACCATAGGTAAGTAG
- a CDS encoding NUDIX domain-containing protein has product MTEAYAGAEALESTDNYSLTIVRKNGRILLGRKTRGFGMGRLVAPGGKDEYELAFGMNFWDALRENARSELSQETGLDLVTSSFRWVGNLNLTDSEDETSTVTLFVVDCPPSKETRDEDSREDPELVDLEWFQEDQIPYDRMPDDYRFWLPYILSGERVTAFFRDEGDSLVNGEVYHQKIEPELERMQLVKVVGGAVLQAA; this is encoded by the coding sequence ATGACTGAGGCGTATGCGGGAGCTGAGGCACTTGAGTCCACCGACAACTATAGTCTTACGATCGTTCGGAAAAACGGTCGTATTTTGCTTGGTCGCAAGACTCGCGGTTTCGGGATGGGCAGATTGGTAGCCCCAGGGGGCAAAGATGAGTATGAGCTCGCATTTGGCATGAATTTTTGGGACGCCTTAAGAGAAAATGCTCGAAGCGAGCTCTCTCAGGAAACCGGTCTTGATCTAGTCACAAGCAGTTTCAGATGGGTTGGGAATCTGAATCTAACAGACAGCGAAGATGAGACGAGTACGGTCACACTGTTTGTCGTTGATTGTCCGCCATCTAAGGAGACTCGCGATGAAGACAGCAGAGAGGACCCCGAACTAGTTGACCTCGAGTGGTTTCAGGAGGATCAGATTCCGTACGATCGCATGCCAGACGATTACAGGTTCTGGTTACCATACATACTGAGTGGTGAACGCGTAACTGCTTTCTTCCGTGACGAAGGTGACTCTCTCGTGAACGGCGAGGTCTATCACCAGAAAATCGAACCCGAGCTTGAACGTATGCAGCTCGTCAAAGTCGTTGGTGGTGCCGTCCTCCAAGCGGCATAG
- a CDS encoding SRPBCC family protein codes for MAHADYTVTVNKSAALVFNFLVDGLNNPKWRDAVIDISLKSGVKGTVGAEYSQTLKGPGGRRIAGDYKLTAVQPNSHIGFVVTTGPARPTGDFSLKESTGKTSITFSLDYQTKGLAKLMEPMITKTMKNEVACLDKLKQVLEGTS; via the coding sequence ATGGCTCATGCTGACTATACGGTAACTGTCAATAAGTCTGCCGCCCTTGTCTTTAACTTTCTTGTTGACGGTCTTAACAATCCGAAATGGCGGGATGCGGTCATTGATATCAGCCTCAAATCAGGTGTCAAAGGAACTGTCGGTGCAGAATACTCCCAGACTCTTAAGGGCCCAGGTGGTCGTAGAATAGCGGGCGACTACAAGCTTACGGCGGTCCAGCCTAACAGTCACATTGGCTTTGTTGTCACCACGGGTCCGGCACGGCCAACAGGTGACTTCAGCCTGAAGGAATCTACAGGTAAGACTAGTATCACATTCAGCCTGGACTACCAGACAAAAGGCCTGGCAAAGCTAATGGAGCCAATGATCACAAAGACTATGAAAAACGAGGTGGCCTGCTTAGACAAGCTGAAACAAGTCCTAGAGGGCACCTCATAA
- a CDS encoding GspE/PulE family protein, which yields MALSEQLYRKVFVDEKKVLNDFEYSRAVREADESKRPLSLVLMERAYLSPTQFLQILADHFDVPAHELKVGSIDIDVLRLIPEDFATSNLVVAFDRSDNSIKVACEDPSDQHLVEELQQILQSKIELYVASEFSLRRALVLYDGDLTQKVKSVVAQLETLNDVEDNQQPTVQLLGAVIEAAVLMDASDIHIEPYESEIIIRFRIDGLLRSIVTVPKKMSPSILARLKVVAELKVDQTRLPQDGRFTDNIKGQEVNFRISTVPTLWGEKVVMRVLPREAHLFDLHNLGMLPGDLETVESYLKRPHGMILVTGPTGSGKTTTLYACLQEIGNDRIDVVNITTIEDPVEYTMPRITQIQTQAEIDLTFASGLRALLRQDPDVIMVGEIRDKETADSAIRSALVGRLVLSSLHTNDATSTIPRLLDMGIEPYLVSSTLSLVITQRLARRLCPYCRKAYKPEEKTMQDLKRNHNFDEVIQRLQKFGFIEEVAMDNLQFYKAMGCRRCEGVGYLGRQGIYEILKVTERLETAINEREDSNKIRLIALEEGMKTMFSDGIAKMIHGQLDLPELLRVAYS from the coding sequence ATGGCATTATCCGAGCAGCTGTATCGGAAGGTGTTCGTCGATGAGAAGAAGGTTCTCAACGATTTCGAGTATAGCCGGGCAGTCAGGGAGGCTGATGAATCGAAGCGGCCCCTTAGCCTTGTACTCATGGAGAGAGCCTACCTTTCGCCGACTCAATTTCTACAGATCTTAGCCGATCATTTCGATGTCCCTGCTCACGAACTGAAGGTTGGGAGCATCGATATCGATGTTCTTAGGCTTATCCCTGAAGACTTTGCAACATCAAATCTGGTTGTAGCCTTTGATCGCTCCGACAACTCTATCAAGGTAGCCTGTGAGGATCCCAGCGATCAGCATCTTGTCGAAGAGCTGCAACAAATACTCCAATCTAAAATTGAACTCTATGTTGCAAGTGAATTTTCACTAAGACGAGCTCTCGTCCTCTACGACGGCGACCTCACCCAGAAGGTCAAAAGCGTAGTAGCCCAGCTCGAGACACTCAATGACGTTGAGGACAACCAGCAACCGACCGTTCAACTCCTCGGGGCAGTCATCGAAGCAGCTGTCTTGATGGATGCATCGGACATCCACATCGAACCTTACGAATCGGAGATTATCATTCGCTTCCGAATCGATGGTTTACTGAGAAGCATCGTGACCGTGCCGAAAAAAATGTCCCCATCGATTTTGGCTAGGCTCAAGGTTGTAGCCGAGCTAAAAGTCGACCAGACTCGGCTACCACAAGATGGACGCTTTACGGATAACATCAAGGGGCAAGAGGTTAACTTTCGTATCTCAACAGTCCCAACTTTATGGGGCGAGAAGGTAGTTATGCGTGTGCTGCCAAGAGAAGCTCATCTTTTCGATCTGCATAATCTTGGTATGCTGCCTGGTGACTTAGAGACAGTCGAGTCATATCTGAAGCGTCCACACGGCATGATTCTGGTGACAGGCCCGACCGGATCTGGAAAGACAACGACGCTCTACGCCTGTCTTCAGGAGATTGGTAATGACCGGATAGATGTTGTCAATATAACCACTATAGAAGATCCCGTTGAATATACCATGCCGAGGATCACCCAGATCCAGACTCAGGCTGAGATTGACCTGACGTTCGCTAGCGGCCTGCGAGCCCTTCTGAGGCAAGATCCTGATGTCATCATGGTCGGTGAAATTCGCGATAAAGAGACGGCAGATTCAGCCATTCGTTCAGCCTTGGTCGGCCGGTTGGTCCTCTCGTCGCTGCATACCAACGATGCAACCTCGACGATTCCTCGTCTCCTCGATATGGGGATCGAGCCGTATCTCGTCTCTTCAACGCTCTCACTCGTTATCACCCAGCGTCTGGCCAGACGTCTCTGCCCATACTGTCGCAAGGCCTACAAGCCTGAAGAAAAGACGATGCAGGACTTAAAGCGCAATCACAACTTTGACGAAGTAATCCAGCGGCTTCAAAAGTTTGGCTTTATTGAAGAGGTGGCTATGGATAACCTGCAGTTTTATAAAGCGATGGGCTGCAGACGCTGCGAGGGAGTGGGTTATCTTGGCCGCCAAGGTATCTATGAAATACTCAAAGTCACTGAACGCCTTGAGACTGCTATCAACGAGCGCGAGGACAGTAATAAGATCAGGCTAATCGCCCTAGAAGAGGGTATGAAAACGATGTTTAGCGATGGGATCGCCAAGATGATACATGGCCAACTCGACCTACCTGAGCTATTACGGGTTGCGTACAGCTAA
- a CDS encoding FAD:protein FMN transferase encodes MKQTRLIMGMPITIEIVDKASEDIVETVFAYFRQVDARYSPFKPDSEVSRINSGLPDAEWSSEMRSILELCELTKRQSGGYFDVFHEGRLDPSGLVKGWAIKNASKLVWDTGYRNYYVEAGGDVQAHGLNDKGKPWAVGIRNPQKINEIIKVVGLSDGGIATSGTYIRGQHIYNPVQGYGQINRVKSLTVIGPDIYEADRFATAAYAMGPKGIAFIEAMPELEGYMVDTNLRATLTSGFERYLA; translated from the coding sequence ATGAAACAGACCAGACTAATCATGGGTATGCCGATCACCATCGAGATTGTCGACAAGGCAAGCGAAGACATAGTTGAAACCGTCTTCGCCTATTTTCGGCAAGTCGACGCCCGCTACAGCCCGTTCAAACCAGATAGCGAGGTCTCGAGAATCAACAGTGGGTTACCTGACGCCGAATGGAGCAGTGAGATGAGGTCGATCCTAGAACTCTGTGAGTTGACGAAACGACAGAGCGGAGGGTATTTTGACGTCTTTCACGAAGGAAGATTGGATCCGTCAGGTTTAGTGAAAGGCTGGGCTATTAAAAACGCTTCGAAGTTAGTCTGGGATACGGGCTACAGGAACTACTACGTTGAGGCCGGTGGAGACGTTCAAGCACACGGGCTGAATGACAAAGGTAAGCCATGGGCAGTTGGTATACGTAATCCTCAGAAGATCAACGAGATTATTAAAGTGGTCGGGCTAAGTGATGGGGGCATAGCTACTTCTGGCACCTACATCCGCGGCCAGCACATATACAACCCTGTTCAAGGCTACGGACAGATAAACCGCGTCAAAAGTCTGACTGTCATCGGGCCTGACATTTACGAAGCAGATCGTTTCGCCACCGCGGCCTACGCCATGGGTCCGAAAGGTATCGCTTTTATTGAAGCAATGCCGGAACTCGAAGGATATATGGTCGATACAAACTTACGAGCTACTTTAACGAGTGGCTTTGAAAGGTATCTCGCTTGA
- a CDS encoding FMN-binding protein translates to MQLFFKKAVIGLGVVGVFLVYSLGIRRHLPVLAKPSSLASTKTSTSRSNSSQSSSSTSGQQSSGSSSSNNTSQPTSSTYKDGTYTGSVADAYYGNVQVSVIISGGQITDVKFLQYPNTHATSVFINQQAMPYLKQEAIQAQNANVQIVSGATFTSQAFSQSLQAALAQARS, encoded by the coding sequence ATGCAATTATTTTTTAAGAAAGCAGTAATCGGCCTAGGTGTCGTTGGCGTTTTTTTAGTCTACAGCTTGGGAATCAGGCGCCATCTGCCAGTATTGGCCAAGCCAAGCTCACTGGCCAGTACAAAGACATCGACCAGCCGTTCGAATAGCTCACAGAGCAGCTCTTCCACTAGCGGCCAGCAATCGAGTGGATCCTCGAGTTCGAATAACACAAGCCAGCCCACATCATCCACATACAAAGACGGGACATACACCGGTAGTGTTGCCGACGCCTACTATGGTAACGTCCAGGTTTCGGTTATCATCTCTGGTGGCCAGATAACAGACGTGAAGTTCCTGCAGTACCCAAACACCCACGCCACATCTGTCTTCATCAACCAGCAGGCTATGCCGTACCTAAAGCAGGAAGCTATCCAAGCTCAAAATGCCAACGTTCAGATTGTCTCAGGTGCTACCTTCACTTCCCAGGCCTTCTCTCAGTCACTTCAAGCGGCCCTAGCGCAGGCGAGATCATAA
- a CDS encoding DUF488 domain-containing protein — MSLQIKRIYEATSSEDGYRVLVDRLWPRGVSKDKAKIDLWLKEIAPSSELRTWFGHKPERFHEFARRYEAELDNNPAVKQMREIIKDHHKVTLLYAARDTENNHASVLYNYLT; from the coding sequence ATGAGTCTGCAGATAAAGCGTATCTACGAAGCCACCTCATCTGAGGACGGCTACCGTGTGCTAGTCGATAGACTGTGGCCACGTGGAGTTAGCAAAGATAAAGCGAAAATTGATCTCTGGCTCAAAGAGATTGCACCATCTAGCGAGCTTCGCACCTGGTTCGGACATAAGCCAGAACGCTTCCATGAGTTTGCGAGGCGCTATGAAGCAGAACTTGATAACAACCCAGCCGTTAAACAGATGCGGGAGATCATTAAGGACCACCACAAAGTTACGCTTTTGTACGCAGCACGTGATACTGAAAATAATCACGCCAGTGTTCTTTATAATTATTTGACATAA
- a CDS encoding MFS transporter gives MIKRLSKHRQMMTLIATILGSSVVLLDGYIVNLALHKIGVHLHASFSVLQWIVDGYTLTLSALILLGGSLGDIFGRKRVYLIGLVGFAVSSLFCAAAPSALFLIIARIVQGIFGALLVPGGLSIIDNAFELKDRGKAIGRWTAWTSAAVVAGPLVGGVILDVASWRWIFIINLPIALICLLIALPSIAESKDKIKRRVDWLGAALAALSLAGITYGLIEGPVSHWSVSIVAALIVGVLIGVTFVFYEAYHPDPMVNLTLFKSRNFSGSNLMTFGMYGALSGFTVALAIYMQQYVGFSSLKTGLSTLPVSFLMFLFAGRVGGLSSKFGPRIFMTIGPILAGIGILSLYQMHHGSSYLVDILPGVLIFGSGLVLTVSPLTTTVMTSVKEEDSGIASGINNAVSRAAGLIVVALLGLLGASSYYHFAILLSAGMAVAAGVISYLVVEDHVVTGLPKRSVSE, from the coding sequence ATGATCAAGCGGTTATCAAAGCACCGGCAGATGATGACGCTGATTGCTACCATTCTCGGTAGCTCAGTGGTTCTTCTCGACGGTTATATTGTTAACCTGGCGCTTCATAAGATAGGCGTGCATCTTCATGCCAGCTTCTCGGTATTGCAGTGGATCGTCGACGGCTATACTTTGACCCTCTCGGCTCTTATCCTATTGGGTGGATCGCTCGGGGATATCTTCGGTCGCAAGCGGGTCTACTTGATTGGATTAGTTGGATTTGCTGTCAGCTCTCTTTTTTGTGCAGCAGCTCCGTCAGCTCTCTTTTTAATTATTGCTCGCATCGTTCAGGGTATTTTCGGAGCACTTTTAGTCCCGGGTGGTCTATCGATCATAGACAACGCTTTCGAGCTAAAAGATCGTGGTAAGGCAATCGGCCGATGGACGGCCTGGACTAGCGCGGCTGTTGTGGCAGGGCCGCTTGTCGGAGGCGTGATCCTTGATGTTGCAAGCTGGCGTTGGATATTCATCATCAACCTGCCGATCGCTCTCATCTGCCTCCTTATCGCTCTGCCGTCAATTGCGGAGAGTAAAGATAAAATCAAGCGCCGAGTCGACTGGCTTGGCGCAGCGTTAGCAGCCCTATCATTAGCGGGTATAACCTATGGCCTTATTGAAGGTCCGGTGAGCCACTGGAGCGTCTCTATAGTCGCCGCTCTTATAGTCGGAGTACTTATTGGTGTGACCTTTGTCTTTTATGAAGCATATCACCCAGATCCGATGGTTAATCTCACGCTGTTCAAGTCGAGGAACTTTAGTGGCTCCAACCTGATGACGTTTGGTATGTACGGCGCGCTGAGTGGCTTTACGGTGGCTTTGGCAATCTACATGCAGCAGTATGTCGGCTTCTCGAGCCTGAAGACCGGGCTCAGTACCTTGCCGGTCAGTTTTCTGATGTTTCTTTTCGCTGGTAGGGTCGGTGGTCTCTCGAGTAAGTTTGGGCCTAGGATCTTCATGACCATCGGCCCGATATTAGCTGGGATTGGCATTCTGAGTCTCTACCAGATGCATCACGGGAGCTCTTACCTTGTAGACATCCTGCCCGGGGTTCTTATTTTTGGAAGCGGCCTCGTTCTAACCGTCTCACCGTTGACGACGACGGTGATGACGTCAGTAAAGGAAGAAGACTCGGGTATCGCTTCAGGTATCAACAACGCTGTTTCTCGAGCTGCCGGCCTGATCGTGGTGGCTCTCCTCGGTCTTTTAGGAGCGTCCAGTTACTACCATTTTGCTATTCTTCTCTCAGCTGGAATGGCAGTAGCGGCAGGCGTAATATCCTATCTTGTTGTAGAAGACCACGTTGTTACAGGCTTGCCCAAACGATCTGTCTCTGAATAA
- a CDS encoding slipin family protein, whose translation MGLTIILVIVIIVILSSGVRVINQYERGVVLRLGKVRPGVKQPGLRFIIPVVDKIREINMRIITQPVDSQKVITKDNVSIDVAAVAYYQVKDPIKSVVEIENIQSAVYQIAQTTVRNVIGQNLLDDVLSETSKLNESIKAILDKTTETWGVYVSMVELKDIQLPVEMQNAMSAGAQAEREKRAKIIAAEGEQMSADALAKAADVISNHPIALQLRNLQVLSEIASDKNSTIVFPAQFMDTVSSIKQFMTKEGK comes from the coding sequence GTGGGTTTAACGATTATTCTCGTCATTGTCATTATCGTCATTCTCTCCAGTGGCGTACGTGTTATTAATCAGTACGAACGAGGTGTTGTCCTGCGCCTTGGGAAGGTCCGGCCGGGTGTGAAACAGCCAGGTCTTCGCTTTATCATCCCTGTTGTGGACAAGATCAGGGAGATTAATATGCGGATTATCACTCAGCCTGTTGACTCTCAGAAGGTAATTACCAAGGATAATGTTTCGATTGACGTTGCCGCTGTTGCGTACTACCAAGTCAAGGATCCGATCAAGTCAGTTGTTGAGATCGAAAATATTCAGTCAGCCGTCTATCAAATCGCTCAGACGACCGTCAGGAATGTTATCGGTCAGAATCTTCTTGACGATGTCCTGAGCGAGACTTCAAAACTTAACGAGTCGATAAAAGCCATCCTAGACAAGACGACTGAGACGTGGGGGGTCTACGTCAGTATGGTTGAACTAAAAGACATCCAGTTGCCAGTTGAGATGCAGAATGCCATGTCAGCTGGAGCACAAGCTGAAAGAGAGAAGCGGGCTAAGATCATTGCCGCCGAAGGCGAGCAGATGAGTGCTGATGCCTTGGCGAAGGCTGCTGATGTTATTTCGAATCACCCGATTGCCTTGCAGCTTCGAAACCTGCAAGTACTCTCTGAGATTGCTTCGGACAAGAACAGTACTATCGTTTTTCCGGCCCAGTTCATGGACACGGTTTCAAGTATCAAGCAGTTTATGACCAAAGAAGGTAAGTAG